The Xiphophorus couchianus chromosome 5, X_couchianus-1.0, whole genome shotgun sequence genome includes a region encoding these proteins:
- the LOC114145463 gene encoding mucolipin-1-like isoform X1, whose translation MAATSRQDSYEHTGLFSSVTHYGSTENCSDHQANSNDSNHNKQNFPTAAAGHWVGADQEEEAIRRKLKYFFMSPCDKYHAKGRKPFKLVLQVLKIFIVTAQLAVFGISNQVAVTFKEENTMTFKHLFLKDYNQSSDDSFAVYTQQDVYDHMFYAIEKYLTLPDNTVGHYAYVYDIGVNNSALSLCQQYYKKGHIDPVNDTFNIDPHIVTDCIGVNPMSAPPNLLTSSYKNFTLKFHKLINVTIQFQLKAINIQTIINNEIPDCYTFHITIVMDNKAHSGKVKIWLENEAMIRECKDPSVSGHAESFTRVTFDVIVSLVCLLSLILCGRSLLRGIILQQEFVQYFRETLDRKVCWADRLEFINGWYILLIISDIFTITGSIIKIGIESKTMSSYDICAILLGTSTLLVWVGVIRYLTFFQKYNVSHGSSGSSVRDRSFRHLICLIFALFSQILIITLRVAFPNVIRFCCCVAVIYLGYCFCGWIVLGPYHVKFRSLSMVSECLFSLINGDDMFVTFSEMQESSTLVWTFSQLYLYTFISLFIYMVLSLFIALITGAYETIKHQTQEPIHITDLHAFIAECTDAPTSGKFRGVETSPCSFFCCCDRTTTYEDVLLVN comes from the exons ATGGCAGCGACAAGTCGGCAGGACTCCTATG AGCATACAGGCCTGTTCTCCTCAGTGACCCACTATGGCTCCACAGAAAACTGCAGCGACCATCAAGCAAACAGCAACGACAGCAACCACAACAAGCAGAACTttcccacagcagcagcaggtcacTGGGTCGGGGCCGATCAAGAGGAGGAGGCCATTCGCAGGAAGCTGAAGTACTTCTTCATGAGTCCATGTGATAAATATCACGCCAAAGGACGCAAACCCTTCAAACTGGTCCTGCAGGTGCTGAAGATATTTATTGTCACAGCTCAG TTGGCCGTGTTTGGCATCAGTAACCAGGTGGCCGTCACCTTCAAGGAGGAGAACACAATGACGTTCAAGCACCTCTTCCTCAAAGACTACAATCAATCCTCAGATGACTCCTTCGCTGTTTACACCCAGCAGGACGTCTATGACCACATGTTTTATGCGATAGAAAAG tATCTCACCTTACCGGATAACACAGTGGGGCACTACGCCTACGTCTACGACATCGGAGTGAACAACAGCGCCCTCTCCCTCTGCCAACAGTACTACAAGAAGGGGCATATCGATCCAGTCAATGATACGTTCAACATAGACCCTCACATTGTCACAG ACTGCATCGGCGTGAATCCTATGTCTGCCCCCCCCAATCTGCTCACCAGCAGCTACAAGAACTTCACACTCAAGTTCCACAA gttgATTAATGTAACCATACAGTTCCAACTGAAGGCCATCAACATACAAACTATCATCAACAATGAGATCCCAGACTGCTACACTTTTCACATTACA ATAGTGATGGACAACAAGGCTCACAGTGGAAAAGTGAAGATCTGGTTAGAAAACGAGGCGATGATAAGGGAATGTAAAGACCCAAGTGTCTCTGGACATG CTGAGAGCTTCACACGTGTAACGTTCGACGTGATCGTTTCACTGGTGTGCCTGCTGTCTCTGATCCTTTGTGGACGCTCCCTGCTGCGAGGCATCATCCTGCAACAG GAGTTTGTTCAGTACTTCAGGGAGACTCTGGATCGTAAAGTGTGTTGGGCGGATCGGCTTGAGTTTATCAACGGCTGGTATATTCTTCTCATCATCAGTGACATCTTTACCATCACAGGCAGCATCATCAAAATCGGCATTGAATCAAAG ACTATGTCGTCCTATGACATCTGTGCCATCCTGTTGGGGACCTCCACCCTTTTGGTGTGGGTGGGAGTCATTCGCTACCTCACGTTTTTCCAAAAGTACAACGTAAGTCATGGATCTTCTGGTTCTTCTGTAAGAGATCGTTCCTTTAGACATTTAATTTGCCTGATCTTTGCtctcttttcacagattctcaTCATCACACTTCGAGTAGCGTTCCCCAACGTGATTCGCTTCTGCTGCTGCGTAGCCGTCATCTACCTGGGTTACTGCTTCTGTGGCTGGATCGTACTTGGACCGTACCACGTGAAG TTTCGCTCTCTGTCGATGGTGTCAGAGTGCCTGTTCTCCCTCATTAATGGGGACGACATGTTTGTGACGTTCTCGGAGATGCAGGAGAGCAGCACTCTGGTTTGGACGTTCAGCCAGCTCTACCTCTACACTTTCATCTCCCTGTTCATCTACATGGTCTTGTCTCTGTTCATCGCTCTCATCACTGGGGCCTACGAGACCATTAAG CACCAAACCCAGGAACCGATTCACATCACAGATCTGCACGCCTTCATAGCTGAGTGTACAGATGCACCAACATCTGGCAAGTTCAGGGGAGTGGAGACGTCTCCCTGCtccttcttctgctgctgtgacAG AACAACAACATATGAAGACGTCCTGCTGGTGAACTGA
- the LOC114145463 gene encoding mucolipin-1-like isoform X2, whose translation MAATSRQDSYEHTGLFSSVTHYGSTENCSDHQANSNDSNHNKQNFPTAAAGHWVGADQEEEAIRRKLKYFFMSPCDKYHAKGRKPFKLVLQVLKIFIVTAQLAVFGISNQVAVTFKEENTMTFKHLFLKDYNQSSDDSFAVYTQQDVYDHMFYAIEKYLTLPDNTVGHYAYVYDIGVNNSALSLCQQYYKKGHIDPVNDTFNIDPHIVTDCIGVNPMSAPPNLLTSSYKNFTLKFHKLINVTIQFQLKAINIQTIINNEIPDCYTFHITIVMDNKAHSGKVKIWLENEAMIRECKDPSVSGHAESFTRVTFDVIVSLVCLLSLILCGRSLLRGIILQQEFVQYFRETLDRKVCWADRLEFINGWYILLIISDIFTITGSIIKIGIESKTMSSYDICAILLGTSTLLVWVGVIRYLTFFQKYNILIITLRVAFPNVIRFCCCVAVIYLGYCFCGWIVLGPYHVKFRSLSMVSECLFSLINGDDMFVTFSEMQESSTLVWTFSQLYLYTFISLFIYMVLSLFIALITGAYETIKHQTQEPIHITDLHAFIAECTDAPTSGKFRGVETSPCSFFCCCDRTTTYEDVLLVN comes from the exons ATGGCAGCGACAAGTCGGCAGGACTCCTATG AGCATACAGGCCTGTTCTCCTCAGTGACCCACTATGGCTCCACAGAAAACTGCAGCGACCATCAAGCAAACAGCAACGACAGCAACCACAACAAGCAGAACTttcccacagcagcagcaggtcacTGGGTCGGGGCCGATCAAGAGGAGGAGGCCATTCGCAGGAAGCTGAAGTACTTCTTCATGAGTCCATGTGATAAATATCACGCCAAAGGACGCAAACCCTTCAAACTGGTCCTGCAGGTGCTGAAGATATTTATTGTCACAGCTCAG TTGGCCGTGTTTGGCATCAGTAACCAGGTGGCCGTCACCTTCAAGGAGGAGAACACAATGACGTTCAAGCACCTCTTCCTCAAAGACTACAATCAATCCTCAGATGACTCCTTCGCTGTTTACACCCAGCAGGACGTCTATGACCACATGTTTTATGCGATAGAAAAG tATCTCACCTTACCGGATAACACAGTGGGGCACTACGCCTACGTCTACGACATCGGAGTGAACAACAGCGCCCTCTCCCTCTGCCAACAGTACTACAAGAAGGGGCATATCGATCCAGTCAATGATACGTTCAACATAGACCCTCACATTGTCACAG ACTGCATCGGCGTGAATCCTATGTCTGCCCCCCCCAATCTGCTCACCAGCAGCTACAAGAACTTCACACTCAAGTTCCACAA gttgATTAATGTAACCATACAGTTCCAACTGAAGGCCATCAACATACAAACTATCATCAACAATGAGATCCCAGACTGCTACACTTTTCACATTACA ATAGTGATGGACAACAAGGCTCACAGTGGAAAAGTGAAGATCTGGTTAGAAAACGAGGCGATGATAAGGGAATGTAAAGACCCAAGTGTCTCTGGACATG CTGAGAGCTTCACACGTGTAACGTTCGACGTGATCGTTTCACTGGTGTGCCTGCTGTCTCTGATCCTTTGTGGACGCTCCCTGCTGCGAGGCATCATCCTGCAACAG GAGTTTGTTCAGTACTTCAGGGAGACTCTGGATCGTAAAGTGTGTTGGGCGGATCGGCTTGAGTTTATCAACGGCTGGTATATTCTTCTCATCATCAGTGACATCTTTACCATCACAGGCAGCATCATCAAAATCGGCATTGAATCAAAG ACTATGTCGTCCTATGACATCTGTGCCATCCTGTTGGGGACCTCCACCCTTTTGGTGTGGGTGGGAGTCATTCGCTACCTCACGTTTTTCCAAAAGTACAAC attctcaTCATCACACTTCGAGTAGCGTTCCCCAACGTGATTCGCTTCTGCTGCTGCGTAGCCGTCATCTACCTGGGTTACTGCTTCTGTGGCTGGATCGTACTTGGACCGTACCACGTGAAG TTTCGCTCTCTGTCGATGGTGTCAGAGTGCCTGTTCTCCCTCATTAATGGGGACGACATGTTTGTGACGTTCTCGGAGATGCAGGAGAGCAGCACTCTGGTTTGGACGTTCAGCCAGCTCTACCTCTACACTTTCATCTCCCTGTTCATCTACATGGTCTTGTCTCTGTTCATCGCTCTCATCACTGGGGCCTACGAGACCATTAAG CACCAAACCCAGGAACCGATTCACATCACAGATCTGCACGCCTTCATAGCTGAGTGTACAGATGCACCAACATCTGGCAAGTTCAGGGGAGTGGAGACGTCTCCCTGCtccttcttctgctgctgtgacAG AACAACAACATATGAAGACGTCCTGCTGGTGAACTGA
- the LOC114145434 gene encoding lysozyme g-like isoform X3: MSYGDINRVEASGASEKTSQQDRLGYFGVRASETMAQTDSGRMNKYKSKINRVGSQSGIDPALIAAIISRESRAGNVLHDGWGDHGNAWGLMQVDIRHHRKEGDWDSEEHLRQATGILVHFIKRIQNKFPNWSKEQQLKGGIAAYNTGDGNVHSYENVDEKTTGKDYSNDVVARAKWYKRNGF, encoded by the exons ATGA GTTATGGAGACATCAACAGAGTTGAAGCTTCAGGTGCTTCTGAGAAGACCTCTCAGCAGGACAGACTGGGTTATTTTG GGGTGAGGGCATCAGAAACCATGGCCCAAACGGATTCTGGAAGAATGAATAAGTACAAATCAAAAATCAACAGAGTGGGAAGTCAGTCTGGTATCGATCCCGCCCTTATTGCTGCCATCATCTCCAGAGAGTCCAGAGCTGGAAACGTCCTGCATGACGGTTGGGGGGATCACGGTAACGCCTGGGGACTCATGCAG GTGGATATTAGACATCACCGTAAGGAAGGAGACTGGGACAGCGAGGAGCATCTCCGCCAAGCTACAGGGATCCTTGTTCATTTCATCAAAAGGATTCAGAACAAGTTCCCGAACTGGAGCaaagagcagcagctgaaag ggGGAATAGCGGCCTACAACACGGGGGATGGTAATGTCCATTCGTATGAAAATGTGGATGAAAAAACGACTGGCAAAGATTACTCCAATGATGTTGTTGCCAGAGCCAAGTGGTACAAAAGAAACGGTTTCTAA
- the LOC114145434 gene encoding lysozyme g-like isoform X1, which produces MFTGYGDINRVEASGASEKTSQQDRLGYFGVRASETMAQTDSGRMNKYKSKINRVGSQSGIDPALIAAIISRESRAGNVLHDGWGDHGNAWGLMQVDIRHHRKEGDWDSEEHLRQATGILVHFIKRIQNKFPNWSKEQQLKGGIAAYNTGDGNVHSYENVDEKTTGKDYSNDVVARAKWYKRNGF; this is translated from the exons ATGTTTACAGGTTATGGAGACATCAACAGAGTTGAAGCTTCAGGTGCTTCTGAGAAGACCTCTCAGCAGGACAGACTGGGTTATTTTG GGGTGAGGGCATCAGAAACCATGGCCCAAACGGATTCTGGAAGAATGAATAAGTACAAATCAAAAATCAACAGAGTGGGAAGTCAGTCTGGTATCGATCCCGCCCTTATTGCTGCCATCATCTCCAGAGAGTCCAGAGCTGGAAACGTCCTGCATGACGGTTGGGGGGATCACGGTAACGCCTGGGGACTCATGCAG GTGGATATTAGACATCACCGTAAGGAAGGAGACTGGGACAGCGAGGAGCATCTCCGCCAAGCTACAGGGATCCTTGTTCATTTCATCAAAAGGATTCAGAACAAGTTCCCGAACTGGAGCaaagagcagcagctgaaag ggGGAATAGCGGCCTACAACACGGGGGATGGTAATGTCCATTCGTATGAAAATGTGGATGAAAAAACGACTGGCAAAGATTACTCCAATGATGTTGTTGCCAGAGCCAAGTGGTACAAAAGAAACGGTTTCTAA
- the LOC114145433 gene encoding N-acetylmuramoyl-L-alanine amidase, with the protein MIFFRFTFLVLALNFLTVYNRPAGVNLRNMESFIQAVQQVEDSNPGLSPLALVRALRRTAGHDDLMTIHFLGASHNLSDTEGLEGSILNATSFSFFDKAIHHIVTDNGEERGVVLAPDGTTVALAPLLLGIESGLKATMEGTEALGIFPLSLGRTLGLSFLSLQDIPPSMRLGPNGCWDNVEQPKVFKLSRPATLATDAVINGGMDGLLLGMHLSKLPASEQPLALSEILRGYYNFTLTEKQGIDAVTSYISPKRRQLSRQLLEPLDLHTEVMTTLTLVWKLEKTEWIAQDSGLGKAVQEGLNTFMHRYLDCPQIIPRCQWGAKASRDTPIPLSLPLKFLYVHHTYEPSVPCLSFSRCSRNMRSMQRFHQEDRGWNDIGYSFVVGSDGYVYEGRGWNHVGRHTRGHNALGYGVSIIGNYTATLPSRHAMDLLQNHLALCAVNGGGLTGNYTIQGHRQVVNYTSCPGDSLFSEIRSWEHFRG; encoded by the exons atgattttttttcgatttacatttttggttcttgctttaaactttttaacCGTCTACAACAGGCCAGCAG GCGTCAACTTGCGTAACATGGAGAGCTTCATCCAAGCTGTGCAGCAGGTTGAAGACTCCAACCCTGGTCTGTCGCCCTTGGCTCTGGTTAGAGCTTTGCGGAGGACGGCTGGCCATGATGATCTGATGACCATCCATTTCTTAGGCGCGTCGCACAATCTTAGTGACACAGAGGGTTTGGAGGGATCAATCCTAaatgcaacatccttcagcttTTTTGATAAGGCTATCCACCACATTGTGACTGACAACGGTGAGGAGCGCGGGGTGGTCCTCGCTCCGGACGGGACCACGGTTGCTCTTGCACCCCTACTGTTAGGGATTGAATCAGGACTGAAAGCCACGATGGAAGGAACAGAAGCTCTTGGGATCTTTCCTCTGTCCCTCGGCAGGACGTTGGGCCTGTCATTTCTAAGCCTTCAGGACATCCCACCATCCATGCGTCTGGGTCCCAACGGGTGCTGGGACAATGTGGAGCAGCCAAAGGTGTTTAAGTTATCTCGGCCTGCCACTCTGGCCACAGATGCTGTTATAAATGGTGGCATGGATGGACTTCTACTGGGCATGCATCTGAGCAAGTTGCCAGCATCTGAGCAGCCTCTGGCCCTCAGTGAGATCTTAAGGGGATACTATAATTTCACTCTGACTGAGAAACAAGGCATCGATGCTGTGACAAGCTACATTAGCCCGAAGAGAAGGCAACTTTCAAGGCAACTTCTGGAGCCACTTGATCTTCACACTGAAGTGATGACGACACTAACATTGGTCTGGAAGCTGGAGAAGACAGAATGGATTGCTCAGGACTCTGGTTTGGGAAAGGCGGTGCAGGAaggattaaatacatttatgcaCAGATACCTGG ATTGCCCTCAGATCATCCCTCGCTGCCAGTGGGGGGCAAAAGCTTCACGGGATACACCGATTCCACTCTCCCTCCCACTCAAGTTTCTCTATGTTCACCATACTTACGAGCCTTCGGTGCCTTGTTTATCTTTCTCAAGATGCTCCCGTAACATGAGGTCCATGCAACGTTTTCACCAAGAAGACCGTGGATGGAACGACATTGGATATAG cttcgTGGTCGGATCTGATGGTTACGTCTATGAAGGACGGGGTTGGAACCACGTCGGCAGACACACCAGGGGACACAACGCCTTGGGCTACGGCGTGTCCATCATTGGAAACTACACGGCCACACTGCCGTCTCGCCACGCCATGGACCTGCTGCAGAACCACCTGGCGCTCTGCGCTGTGAATGGAGGAGGCCTGACAGGAAACTACACCATCCAAGGCCACAGGCAGGTGGTGAACTACACCTCCTGTCCTGGAGATTCcttgttttcagaaataagAAGCTGGGAACATTTTAGAGGATGA